The sequence GATATTACTTTGACGGTTTGACTTTTGGTTTACCTGGCAATTTTGTTCACAACACTGAACACTTTGGAGGGATACATGTTCAAATTTAGACGGGTCTTTCAAATTGGAATGCAGAACAATGCGAGGTGTGCAATAAATAGATTGCCCGATGCAGCAAATGCAACCGGAGTTTGTTGAATCAGAACAACTGCGGATAAATAAAATAAGCCTGTCGTGCTTGAGAATCAAAACAAAATAAGCGTGCCTTTCTTCTATTTTATTCAGAATCATTTGGAACAGATTCTCGTAGCACTGGTGGCATCAGATTTGCTTTTGTCCATGTTGCTATCTGTCGTCAGCCTCACTTACATGATTCTTTCTGTATGTCACCTTTGATTCAGTCATTGATTGGTAAGCATTTGTCGTGCAGGAAATTGACATCAAGAACCACAAATGGGGCCACTACTTTATGTGTGGGTAAGTTTAGCTACTTACTGGTAAAGTCGTTGCTCTGTTTATTTCATTTGCTTGATTGTTTAATCCTCTGTCTGCAGATACAAGGGAGTATACGAATATGCTAGGTCGAAAGGGATAGATATGGGTGAACCTGTTGCTCTTGATGTTGTTGTTGATGGCACAGTCCCTCAAGGTATCACAGGGGAATTTGGTTATGAGTTTTATGGTTACCATGAGTGATATCATGTGTaccaaagtttgtaatgtttgtgTGTTGCTCTTACTCAGGATCTGGACTTTCAAGCTCAGCCGCATTTGTCTGTTCAGCAACAATTGCTATCATGGGAATTCTCGGGAAAAACTTCCCAAAGGTATTCTTTACCACAAATCAAACATTGCTGTAATCCCTGTTCACATATGAAAGGACAACTGACTATTGATCAAAGGTGAACCTTTCATTGATGCAAGCTTTTGATGGAGGCTTCAAGCTTAAGGAATCGTTCTCAAATAATTGCCACTATAAACCAAAACACTATATATAATATAAGGATGACATGGATGACACAAGTTGATAAACTTTTCAGGTTCTGGAAAATTGATAATCTAATTCCAAATTTGACCCTGAACAAGCGCATCTTTTCTTTCTGCGTCAAATGGACATGCAATGTTTACCTTATGAAAGAAAATAGACATGCTCTGAGGTAGTTCTGTTGTAACAGATGTGTTATCCTTTCACACTAGTATAATAAATACTTGACTAGTACAAAATGTGGCGATAAAAATGATTTTGGCGGTGCCAAATTGTTGCAGAATTGCTGTTATCAATATGATTTCCTATGGAATTAGTAACTAGGTGTTTCCAAAAACATTTATCCACTTTTTTGGTGTGTTCACGAACAAGGTTCTTGTGATTTTTTTCCTTATTTCTAATTGTGCCATTCAAATATGCAGAAAGAAGTCGCTCAATTTACTTGTCAATCTGAGCGTCATATTGGGACACAGTCAGGTGGTATGGATCAGGTAATTGACACCATACTGTATATGGGAAACTCCCTATTTTCCTGTTTTGCCTAATTTATGCCATTTAAGTAAAATCAAAATAATTTGGTAGGATAAAGAAAGTCCTTCTATGGAACTAGTGGGTAGGACAGTATCTGTACCGATTTCCTTCAGCAAATATCTTTTACATTCAGTAAATATATATTGTACCTGTACTGGGACACCACAGAACAATCCTAGCAGCAGGTGTAATGTTTGGTATGGCTTATTCTTTGCAGAATAAGAAGGTTTAGCTTTATGTTCCAATATCCTTTTTGGAAATCATGCTTACATGCAAAAAGTAATGTGATCCACCCTTGATATTATTTACAAGAGGAAGAGTTACACTGTTAAATCTTATAGAACTTGATATGTGACTGCAAGTTTGATTCACACTGTTTAAGAAGCTTTGGATCATCTTTTATTGTTGTTGAGTTCTTTACTTCACTATATTTTTCCAGGCTATATCTATCATGGCCAAACCTGGATTTGCTGAGTTGATAGATTTCAATCCAATCAAAGCAACCGATGTGCAACTACCCTCTGGTGGTACATTTGTGATTGCTCACTGCTTGGCAGAGTCCAAGAAAGCAGAAACAGCTGCTACAAACTACAACAACCGTGTTGTAGAGTGTCGCTTGGCAGCGGTAAGAGATTCTTTGGTTCCAAAGTGAGCATGTAAACAAATTAAGGATGATTACACAATACATTCTATTGCACATGTACCGCTAGACAGCTATAATGCATTTCTTGTTTTTAATTGAATGTCTTAAAGAGTATGGAAGGTCGTAAATGCTTTGCCACTGTATCTCTGCAAGCAACTCTGGAACATATGTAGTTCTATCTGGAGAATGTTTTTCGCTGTTCTCAGTTTTTGTTGTTAACTGTGGAAAAACAACTTGAGACATACATCTTCATTTATCATCTATTGAGATAATATTTCTCTGTTGCGTTTTTACAGATTGTTCTCGCCATCAAACTAGGGATGGATACAAAAAAGGCCGTCACGTCTGTTACAACCCTCTCTGATGTTGAGGGGCTATGCGTCTCCTTTGCTGGCAAAGAAGGTTCTTCTGATCCCGGAGTTGCTGTGAAGGTACAGAATCTTACTAAGAATTTAGGATATGGCCGAGGAAGATGTGCTTTTGCATACAATGAATACGTGTGCTGCTTTCATTTTCTCTGTGCACGCCTATGTTGCAGCAGATAGATACATTTGTATACGGCAGGACATAATATGGATAACTGCAATCCACAATTTCATAAAATTCCAGTATGGAGAATTACAGAGCTACAGTATGTTAAGCTGATAGTATGCATCAGTAGCATAACCAGAGAACGCAAATCATGACCTATAAGATCATAAACCAAGAAAAATGTATAATTGATACATCGGATTTAACATACAAACATCTAGTCGTCATCAAACACACAAAGAAAGGTAGGTGCTGGCAGTGGGTTAGGCATCTAAATTTTTGGCGGTACAATTCATCTTAATTCTACAGAGAATACAGACAAACATAGGATGTGATGATAGCGTGATAAAAGCAAAAACTGGATATGATTCCCATATTCACATATTCCCGGTGTCCTTGGGTGTATTTTTCCTGCCAATTTACAGCACCTATATCTATTTGTGGTTCAGCTATCAAAATTTCAGTGAAGCTCTTGATGTCTTTGTGATCACAACTATGTTCCTTTTGGAGTTTTTGTCAGCTAACATACGAGCAAATAATTCTAAATTTGCTAACATACGAGCAAATTTTTCTAAATTCTTAAGTACAACATATAGCTGTCAAAATTGGCGAGGATGCAAATGCTGGAGGTTTGCTGTTAAAAAGTTCCTTCTGCCAAATTACTGCGAAGCCTGGGTGAACCATCTTTGATTGTGCAGTTATCTTAATCGTTCCTAGTTAGAGATGTCAGCACTTGCCTGGGTTGCCATTAGTGCTGCCAAATGGTGAAATTTGGATCTTTGAAGTATGCTTCGAGAGCTGCTTTTGTTGCAACAGAGCTTCTATGCCATACTTGTTCTtgtttataaataaataaactTTGGTACTAAGGATAAGAATTTTATTATCCCTAGTTATACATATTATCCAGGAAAGAAGTGCTGGTTTGCAACAGTAAATATTTCTCATGTTTTGTTTTTACCTTACACTTCTCTGATCAGTGTGCAACTCTGCAGAAGCTATTGCATGAGGAGCCATATACGTTGGAGGAAATAGAGAAAATTACAGGTCAAAGCCTAGCAACTGTCTTCCAAAGCTCTCAAACTTCCTTGGATGTTTTGAGAGCTGCGAAGCATTTCAAGTTATTTCAGGTGAATTATACTTCATTGTTCTGTATTTCCTTACATACATCAATGAAGATACATATCGCTCCCTACTTAGTTTTGGAGACTCAGAAGTTCCCTCCTTCCCCAACACTCTATTTTGGCACCATTCCATGTCAGCACAACTTATCCTCTTTTTCACCTAAAGTACACACTCTCTTCGCAAGTCTAGCAAACTTTAGTTTACTTCAGTCTTGTGTAACTAAAGATTGATTTTCTCTTTGTTGTATGATGCTAGATTATCTAGTCTAGTTTCCTAACGTGTGTGTAATTTCAGCGTGCCTCTCATGTGTACTCTGAAGCAAGGTGGGTGTACGCATTTAGGGATACTGTATTATCGAAACTCAGGTAGAGTTAATTTATTTCAACTTCAGTCACCATGTATTATTCTTTGCATATACCCTCATCATAGTTGACCTGGGTAAAGTGTGCTTGACCTGTTATACCCAGCATTTTCCTTCTAATCTCGGTGATACGGCACTGACCATTACTTTGCTTGCAGCGACGAAGGTATGCTTAAGAAGCTCGGTGATCTAATGAACGATAGCCATCATAGCTGCAGTGTGCTGTATGAATGCAGGTATGTGTTTGGTGTACTCTGTTATTTATTAAAATCCAGGCACTCATGTGTCATGAAACAGCTTTTTGTTAACAATTAATTAATGAGCATACTGTTGTATTCCTCTGCATTAGCTGTCCCGAGTTGGAAGAGCTTGTGAAAGTGTGCCGGGACAACGGGGCACTCGGAGCGCGGCTCACAGGAGCCGGGTGGGGCGGCTGCGCAGTCGCCCTGGTCAAGGAGGGCATCGTCCCACAGTTCATCCTCAATTTGAAGGTACGCTGGAATCCCTCAGCTCATCTAGAACCAGTGACATCATCCAAACTGGGCAGCCAATGCACAATGCTGTCGCTATCCCTTTTAACCGACCCTCAACCTGTAACAAGGCGACGGCGGTAAAGTATAAAAGTATCAGTCGTTGCAACTAAAACGGATTGTTTTCCCTCTCTGCAGGAGAAGTACTACAAATCAAGGGTCGACAGGGGAGTGATCAAGCAGAGCGACCTTGGCCTGTATGTGTTTGCGTCGAAGCCGTCGAGCGGCGCAGCCATACTGAGGCTGTAGATCGACCACCGCCGGCCGTGGTCGGTCGCTTGTACATGCACACATACCTATTGCTCGAATAAACGCGTGCTCGAGGCGAGCACGCTGCCATTAGCTAATTTAGTGCCCGCGTGTCTGAATGTACAATACTAGTACAATGTGTAGTATTTATCTCTGTTTATTATGGGCGATCTGACTGCCAGGTTATCTACATATGCTGCTGTTGGTCCTCTCTAAGAGGCACGGAGTCCCGATGGTTGATGCatcgtttttgttgttgttgaggtgtGGTTACATGACCTGACACTCACGTCGACTAGCTGAGAACGACGGGAGAGCTGCAGAGAGGACAACAACAGGAACAACAAAGCACCACCAGATACCTTTTTTTCTTTTGAATGTTGGCAGGAGAGCTGCAAAATCCATGGATTAGTAGTATAAAGTATAAAGGGGACTTGTAAGTAGCGCCACTGAGGAATGCaccggagaaggcgagagcaaaaaaAGAAGGGAAGAAAAGGGACCTAAACATCTTCTAGCTAGACTGGCCCAAAGAACCACATTGCATACTGCGCGCCAGAAGGTAGCACCCACAACACATCCGGTCAAGCACTCAAGCGCCTACGCCGCTACCAAAGTGCACATATCCGTGAAACTCAACGACATCAAAGAGGAACCCTCTGTCCAATATAGCAAACATATGCCACTCCGATCCCGCAAGATTGGCTAATATAACTCGCCCGATGCACATTGCATGTCCAGGTTGCTTCTGCTGCTCACACAGAGAGGTCACACAAGCTGCTGCTGACCATCTCTACTAGCCCTCTGACCGAGTCCAACTCCAAGACAAAGACCCCAAGAGGAAACAGGGCACCATGCAAAGCCAGAAACGTCGTCATCGTCCGATTAGGGAGATTGGATGTAGGGTTTTCCCCATAGCATGTTGGgagggggagtgggggggggggggggggggggggggggggcgacaacAACATCGATGCCTACAACAAGGGAACGGTGCCTGTAGGCGCCCCCATCGACGATTCTGGCCACAACCAGAGTACGGCTTTTGCCGGCTACCAACCCGCCCTCTCCACGACGAGCAAGCATCGCGCCACACCTCGGCCTTGCGCAATAGGCAACAAGGACCCCTCCACCGCAGGCCTGTAGAAACCCAGATTGGGTCTGCCGTCTAGGGAATCCACGCCTCCAGTAGGCCCGGATCCTCTGCATGCACCTCCAGGCCAAACTTCTCCCACTGAACATCTCCAGGCTTGCACTGGAGTGCCACTAGAGTCCACAAGGCCGCCACCCAAAAGATCCGCGCTGGGGGCACCTACCACACACATCATGTGCCCCGCCTTCCTCAGATGCGCGCAAGGAGCGAGGCTAGGGAACGAAACACATGGGCCAGCAACCACATCTATGCCCGCACACCGCAACCAACCGTGCCTCCACGCACTCCCGCAGCCGTCTGCAACGCGTGCTTCTCATGTCCTTAGTGTCTTCACGTGCTACCGCCGCTCTCGCCAGCCCTAGCTCGCCACGCCGCTCCCACGCCTTTCCTTGGCTGAGCGCCCCACATTGCCCAAGCCTCACAAGAGGAAAAAAATGAAGGCCTCGCGGACGTCGGTGGCGGCGAGAGGAGGAAGCGTTGGAGAGGAGAGGTTCGTCGACGGCTAGGGTTTTGCACGGGCCGCCCGTTTGTGTAATTGTGTGTATGGggcagggagggggggggggggggacgggcaCCACCGAGACATTCATTGGCGGAAGAGAAGAATATCCTATGTCGTTGACAACACTAGGAAAGCACCAACACTTTTTGAACCGAACCTAGGTATGTTACATGGGCCGAGACAAATATTTTTGTGGCATGTGATTGTTTTGCACCTCTTATTCTATCTGTAGTCATAGGGATCTTTGAATTTTACTGCGTTTGCGTGCATCTTTTATATGTTTTCACCAAGTTACCACTTGTAGGAGCATTTTGGAGTTTAAGGAAAGATCATCATATTATGGTGGTGAAATCACATCAATGAACGTGATAGGATACTACCATAAAGGCTGTAATTACCTAGGAGAAGAAGGAGGCCACACATCAGCATCCAGAGCACAAGACGACGCACGCTCGCGCCACATGCCATTGCCTGAGCTTGGTCAACTATTCACCCCTGCATAGACGGATCGCGAATCAAATACGCCTAGCGACCAGAACGAAGAACCCTGGCATTTGGAAGGATTTTGGAGGGGGAATTGATTAAGGGAATCCATCGCTGCATCACCACATCGAGAGAGCATCATCACCATCCGTCTTTATCATCACCATCCCATCTCTCTTTGTAACACATTATCAGTGTAGATTCACTCTTGTATTACTTGGACGCTATCTCCATGTTCACCATGGTTCATCCCAGATGTTTACGCCCTCAAGTGCGAGTAGTTTCCCTAGTTCTCAGGGATATGGAGGAACCCTAGTATGTTTAAGATTGAATGATAATGACATCCTATTTATATGTTTATGTTAATGATTATCTTGATGGTTGGGTAAAGTCGACCATCCAACATATGCCTCCTTTGGAGGCAAGGTGTTATTACTATGGTGTTAAGGTCGGAAACGGAGGTCAGTAGTGACAGTGCTTACCGCCCTCCTTTCTGGATCATTGCAATAGGGGACAAACAGAGACCGCCTTACCTATGTCCACGGACAAACCCTTAATTACCATTCTGTAACTGAAGTGAGGATGAATGGTGGTGGTTTGTGGGATAAGGGGGTACTGCATGTATGCACGTATCTATACTTGGCTTCGTCCACTTGTAGAAACATATAAAGTGAATTAGGAATGCGACTACGAATTATGCTCATGCATCGGTCGCCGCAGTAGACGCATACTAGTGGGGAAGCTGGACTCCCTGAGAACGCTTTAGTCCTATCGATTTCAACAACCGTTATTTACATCTCACACTCTTTTGTTTACCCTTGCTCTTTGTTACCATGTTTGCAACAACCTCCCATTACTTTAAACTTCCGTTTCCACTTTGTTTGGACAGTAACTAACTTGCAGGCACTATATTTTACTAAATCACTACAAGTGACAAAGTCCAATTCCTATGCTCCATGTCATACCGATACTCTTACTTTGAAAAGGTTACAACTAAATCCTATGCACTTGCAGGACATCGTCGTGCCGGTCAGAGATCGTCACGTGCCTTCCTGTCCAATGATGAGGGAAACCAGTTTCTACAAAACCAAAAGGATGGGAACTAAGGGCGTCTCCGGGTCGTGCATGAAATCAAACACCCCAAACATCTGCAGACACGTCCCAATGTGTCCGCGGACAGTGGTTACCCGACCATCTAACCGGGTGCACAAAATGTTGTCCCTGGCCCCGACCTCCTCCATTTGACATGCATATGTAGATCAATAGAAATTTAACATATGTAAATACAAGTACAAACATATTTAATCACAAGCAAAAAGCGCCAGATGTCCACCGGATCATCGTCCGGGTGGTTCTCGTCTTGCTACCTGATGTGCGTCTGCTAGATGTACGACATGTGGGTGTGCGTCTGATGATATTCCTCCACTTGCACGTCTTCATGGCCACCACTATCGTggatcatgttcatcagtgttctgtttttgacagattctgtcttctATGCATTGttctcttattttgatgaatctatcggtagtatcggggggggggggggggttatgaaccatggtgaagttggactacagcagatataatgctaatatgaatttggaatgagttcacaacagtacctaagtggtgatctGCTTTTATTACAtgaacggatctcacgagggttttgctaagttttgtgtgattgaagtttttaagttttggatgagatcacgatggatgaaggaataaggaatggcaagtggctaagcttggggatgcccgaggcaccccaaggtaatattcaaggactcccaagcaactaagcttggggatgccccggaaggcatcccctctttcttctaacgatcatttgtaattttacttggagctatatttttattcgtcacatgatatgcgcaaattcttggagcgtcttttgtgtttatttttccctttttcctttatgcaccatgctggtatgagatagtccttggttgatttatagaatgcttcatgcacttcacttatatcttttgagtatggctttataaaatgcttcatgtgcttcacttataccatttgaagtttggattgcctgtttctctatacatagaaaaccgccatttgtagaatgctattttgcttcacttatatttgttagagcatgggcaaaTCGTTTGTAGAAAGTATTAAACTCtctcgcttcacttatatctatttagagagttaacaggaattggtattcacatggttagtcagaaAATCGTACATAAAACTTGTatatcattgaatatgatatgtttgattccttgcaataattttgcgatatagagatggtaatatgtgggaggtactagtgaatgattgtggtttagtaagactattggtgttaaggtttgtgattcttgAAGCATGCATGTAGAGTCTCTCATTATGcgatgaaattggagcatgatttatcactactagggaaaagcctagtagtagcgcgcgTATTAGGTGTATCAATAGCGCGTGTtgacccatgctactgctatacatggctagcaacAACGAGATTTAGCGcaatgcgctactgctaatattTGCAACGCTTTTATCTAGGGAGCGCTACTGGTAAGAGCACGCTGCTGCTAACTCTACTCCCCTCGCTACTGttatttttattagttttttttctgcatatttgttttgtatttgaacatgctttatacaataatctttagcatatcatacacatacaaatgtaatcatagcatcaaatcatatcatcatccaacacaaagtggtctctcgtcatcatctcgaaaatagcgatacaagttcttgcaactacatcgtcatccatctaaacaatgatatacgcaagaagagctatcactatgagtgagagcggagcTATGcagaacatgagttcgtatccctctctcg comes from Triticum aestivum cultivar Chinese Spring chromosome 5B, IWGSC CS RefSeq v2.1, whole genome shotgun sequence and encodes:
- the LOC123114130 gene encoding galactokinase, giving the protein MATREAKATKEAKVVPAGDADADGEELVPALASLEPVYGAGPALDEARLRFARLADRFRALYSAGPALFARSPGRVNLIGEHIDYEGYSVLPMAIRQDMIVAIRRADAGLVRVANVDDKYATCVYPADPDKEIDIKNHKWGHYFMCGYKGVYEYARSKGIDMGEPVALDVVVDGTVPQGSGLSSSAAFVCSATIAIMGILGKNFPKKEVAQFTCQSERHIGTQSGGMDQAISIMAKPGFAELIDFNPIKATDVQLPSGGTFVIAHCLAESKKAETAATNYNNRVVECRLAAIVLAIKLGMDTKKAVTSVTTLSDVEGLCVSFAGKEGSSDPGVAVKKLLHEEPYTLEEIEKITGQSLATVFQSSQTSLDVLRAAKHFKLFQRASHVYSEARWVYAFRDTVLSKLSDEGMLKKLGDLMNDSHHSCSVLYECSCPELEELVKVCRDNGALGARLTGAGWGGCAVALVKEGIVPQFILNLKEKYYKSRVDRGVIKQSDLGLYVFASKPSSGAAILRL